CGGCAATGCCGTTCAACGGATCGAGCAGCAGGCCGTAGGAGCCCTCATTGAGGGAGATGGCCATGGCGTTGACGGTGAAGTCGCGGCGGCGCAGGTCCTCCAGCATGGTCGACCAGTGGTAAACGGGTTTGCCGGGCTTGGGGTATTCCTCGCGGCGGGCGCTGGAGACCTCGACGCGGATGCTGCCGGGAAACCAGAAAAACAGGGTGCGGGTTTCTTCATGCTCGCCCCAGAGTTCGCCGCCGGCTTTCTCCAGTGCTTTCTTGAGCTTGAGAGCATTTCCCTGAACCGAAAAATCAAGGTCGCGGACGGGAAAGCCAGAGGTGAGATCACGCACAGCTCCGCCGGCGAGAAAGACTGTCATGCCAGCATGCATCGCCGCCTGACGAACCTGTTCGACTGCGTTGCGCTGGGCCGGGGAAAGCCGGTTTTCAAGAAGATAGATATAGTCGGGCATGCTTCGAATTCACCGCCAGGCCGCCGCCCGTGAGTTTGCGCTGCTAAATCGATGAATCCAAATTACTTGCGAGCAGGCGGACAATCGATACAAAGGAACAATGTAACATACGGTGCAGACGTTGGCTATGTCTTTGCACCAGAAATGATGCGGCACGGCAGCGGCCTGGGGACGACCTTGCATGGCGGGAGCACGGAAAAAAGCGATTGTCCGCAAGTTCAGCCGCGAATGGCTCGCCGGATACCTGCCCCAGGAGGACCTTTGCCATCTGGGCATGGTGGAACTGCTGGATCTCGAAAGCAAGGTGGCGCTGGTCGCAGCGCAGGAGATCAAGTGGGTCTGCTATGTGCGGGATTTCAACTCGGGCGAGGTCAACAATCCTGAGCGACTGCTGCGCAAAACCTTTGCCGGGCGGCCCAGGATCGAGGGGGTTCATCTGCGGCTGAAGCTGACCGATGGCGATGTCATCGAAGGCGTGGCGGCGAATGACCGCTCCCTGCTGGGCGCGGAGGGCGTCTTTCTGCTGCCGCCGGATACGCGGAGCAATACCCAGCGCATGTGGATTCCGGTGACGGCGATTGCCGAGCTGGAGGCGATGGCGGTGGTCGGCTCAGCGAAGAAGAAGATGGTGTCGGCGCGCGTGGACGGAGCTGCCGCGGCCGCCGATCAGCCGGAACTGTTTGAGTAGGAACAGAGCCACCCCCTGCGGCTACAATTCCAAGCATGAAGCTGTCAGTCCTGGCCCACCAGCTTGGTGGCGTTTGCACCGGTGAAGACGATCCGGAGATCTCCGGCGTTGCCGGCATTGAGGAAGCCCAGCCCGGGCACCTTACGTTTGTGGCGAATCCAAAATACACCGCCGAAGTGAAGAAGACGCGAGCCAGCGCGGTCGTGGTGAGCCCGGATTTCCCGGAGATTGCGCTGCCGGCGCTGCGGGTGAAGAATCCCGATCTGGCGTTTGCCAGGGCGATTGAGGTGTTCTATCGCGGGCCGGTGTATGCGCCGGGGATTCACCCGAAGGCCGAGGTCCATCCGACAGCGAAGATTGGCGCGGGAGCCCACATTGGAGCCTATGCCGTGATCGGCGAGAACGTGGTGATCGGCGAGCAGGCGGTGATTTTGCCGCATGTGGTGATTTATCCGGGCGTCACGATTGGGGACCGCTTTTTTGCGCACGCGCACGCGGTGGTGCGCGAGAATTGCCGCCTGGGCGATGGCGTGATTCTGCAGAATGGCGCGGTCGTTGGCTCGGACGGGTTCGGGTTTGCCCGGCTGGAGGGCGGCGGCTGGTACAAGATTGTGCAGTCGGGCCCGGCGATTCTGGACGATGAGGTCGAGATTCAGGCCAACGCCTGCGTGGACCGCGCGCGGGTGGGCGAGACGCACCTGCATCGCGGCGTGAAGGTGGACAACCTGGTGCAGGTGGGGCATGGGTCGATCATCGGGGAGAATTCCCTGCTCTGCTCGCAGACGGGTCTGGCGGGGTCAACAGAGATTGGGCGCAACGTGATTCTGGCCGGGCAGGTGGGTGTGGCCGGGCACTGCAAGATCGGGGATGGCGTGATTGCGACGGCCCAGGCCGGGCTGCATGGGGATATTCCGGCCGGGAGCATCTTGAGCGGCTCGCCGGGCTTTGACAACAAACAATGGCTGCGCGTGACGGCAATCATGCCACGTTTACCCGAGTTGGTGCGTCAATTACAGAGAGTGGTGAAGCAGATGGAGAAATGGACTGCGCAGCAAGGCTCGGATGTGCATCCTACTTAAATCAACTGGGGATCAACCGGGGCCAGCTCTGCTTCCGCGAATGATTTGTGACTATGTTTAACGATACGGACCAGGAAACCCTTGCGAGCGTTACGGAGAACCCGGCACAGCCGATCCGGGTGTTGCTGCTGGACGACCATCCGGAAAACCTGCTTCTGCGGGCGACGATTCTGCGCAAGTACGGCTACCTGACGGAGACGGCCGCGACCATTGAAGAAGCCGAAGCCATGCTGGACGAGATTGATATCGCGGTGCTCGATTATCATCTCGGCGCGGGCCAGTTCGGCACGGAAGTGGCGGCGGAGCTGCGGCAGCGGCGCCCACAGGTGCCGATCATCATCTTGTCAGCGACGCTGGAGCGGCGCTTTGGCGGTGTCGAAGATATGCATCTGCTGAAGGGCTACAGCTCGATTGACGACCTGGTGACGGCGCTGCGGTCCTTTGAAGCCAAGCGGCGCGGCAAGCCTGTGGTGGTGGATGCGCGGGACTTCTTTTATTCGCGCATCAACATGGCGATGGGCGATGACGTGGTGCTTGAGATTCTGGACGCGGACGGCACCTGGCAGTACGTCAACGAGGCCTGCGCGCGATTGCTGGAGCATCCGCGGGAGTGGTTTCCGGGGCGCAATATGTTTGAGGAGATGCCCGACCTAGCTCCGGACTGGCAGGAGATCATTCGTACGGTGGCGCGGACGCGGGAGACGTATATCGACCGCACTTATCGCGGACTGCTGAACCTGCCGCGCAAAGGCACGGAGTGGATCTGGAATGTGCTGGTCTTTCCGATCACACTGCATGACGGCGCCACGGGCGTGGTGCTGACGGCGCGTATTCTGGAGCGGAAGCCGTCGATTTGAGGACGATAACAGAAACGGAAGTGGCCTGAAACTCAGAATCGGGTGAGCCGTCCAGGTGTCTTCTCACGCTTCAGGCGATCGCACTAAGTTCCCACTTTGGTGGTAACTCCCACATTTGAATGGGGCATTCACCTTTTGTTAAAAGTTGTATTGAGTATTCCGCACCACAACATATAAGGTTCTTGAGGTACTTACCGGAAGCCTACTGCCTTCATGTCAGCTGAAACCATGTCTATAGATTCGCAGCGGGGCACCTCTTCGCTACGCCTGAGTCTTCTTGCCTTTGTACTGACATTTCTGACCGGGCTGCTGAGCCTGGGGCTGACGCGACATCTCTCCCATCTGAATCCCATCTGGTGGTCCAACGGAGTATTGCTGGCTGCCGTGCTGGCTGCGCGCAAGCGGGCCTGGCCGATGCTGCTGGCCGCCGGCGGAGTGGCCATTCTGCTGGCGCACGTGATCGTTGTGCATACCTTCGGACTTGCGGTGGCACTGATTGACCTCTGCAACCTGCTGGAGGTTTTAGTCGCCGCCTGGGTTTTGCGGGTCTGGATGGGCGAGTCCTTTGACCTGAGAGGCGCCGAAAAGTTGTGGCGCTTTGTGCTGACGGCGGTTCTGATTGCGCCGTCCATCTCCGGGGTGTTTGCCTCATTGCTGCATCACTACCTGCAGGGCATTCCCTTTCTGCAGGCGATGATGCAGTGGTATTTTGCCGATGCGCTGGGGGTTGCGACCGCAACTCCGGTGGCCTTTGCGCTCTACCGGGGCCAGGTGCGGGACATCTGGCGCAAGGACACCAGCCGGCAGAACATTCCGCTGCTGCTGTTGTTAACGCTTGCGACGGTGGTGTGCTTTTTGCAGCCGAGTGTTGCGTTTCTCTTTTTGCTGTTCCCTGCCCTACTGGTGGTGGCCGTGCAAACCGGCTGGACCGGAAGCGGCGCAGGAGTTCTGCTGATTGCTCTGATCGCCGTGATTCTGACCGGGCTCGGCTACGGCCCCATGGCCAGCCTGGAAGGCGTTTCGCTCAGGATCAAGACAGTCGATCTTCAGCTTTTTCTTGCCTCGTGCTCCATCTGCGGAACGATTGTTTCCGCAATCTTTGAGGAGCGGCGCAAGCTGCTCAAGCTTGCGGTGGAGAACGAGCGGCGCTTCCGGTCGCTGGCCGAGAGTTCGCCGGATGTGATGGTGTTGACCGACCTGGCGGGACGGCGGCTTTATGTTTCGAGCGCGGCGAAGACTCTTCTGGGATGGAGTCCAAAAGAACTGCTGGGAAAGACCTATCAGAGTAACATCGTGCATTCGGACGATGTGCCCGCGCTGGAAGAGGCGCTGAGCGATGTGCGCCGCACCGGGGAAGGACGTACGCTCACCTACCGCTGCCAGCATAAAGATGGGTCTTATCTGTGGGTGGAGGCCAGCCTGATGCTCTACCGCGACATGCAGAGTCATGACCCGATCGGATTTGTGAACGTGGTGCGCGACATTACCAGCCGCAAAGCAGCCGAAGAGCGGATGCAGACAGCCTACCTGGAGCTGCAGGCGCTGGCTGAGATCGACGCACTGACAGGTGTGGCGAACCGGCGGCACTTTGACAAAGTGCTGGACGCGGAATGGAAGCGGGCCATTCGTACCGGCGCACCGACGGCGCTGCTGCTGATCGACGTGGACTGGTTCAAGAATTACAACGACATCTATGGGCACCTCGAGGGCGATGTATGCCTGCGCAGCATCGCTACGTGGATCTCGGTGTGCATTCACCGTTCCACAGACCTGGTGGCGCGGTTTGGCGGCGAAGAGTTTGCCCTGATTCTGCCGGATACGGACGAAGCCGGGGCGGCGGCGCTCGGCGAGAGAATCCGGGAAGAGATTGAGGCCCGCAAGGTCGTGCATCGCGGCAACGAATATGGCCACATCACGATCAGCGCGGGCTGCGCCTCATTGATGCCGATGCGCGGCACCAGCGGAACTCTGCTGATCGACGCCGCCGACAAGGCCTTGTACCGGGCCAAGAGCAGCGGCCGGAATCGTGTGATGCGCGCCAGCGATGAACAGGAGCCGCGCATCGGCGGCGCAGAAGACACCGTCTCAAGCACATAAAAAGGCCGCGGATCTGGTCCGCGGCCGATAGATGCTGATTTGCAGTTAGCTACTTCACGACGGTCTGGAAGAG
The DNA window shown above is from Acidobacterium capsulatum ATCC 51196 and carries:
- a CDS encoding DUF6982 domain-containing protein is translated as MAGARKKAIVRKFSREWLAGYLPQEDLCHLGMVELLDLESKVALVAAQEIKWVCYVRDFNSGEVNNPERLLRKTFAGRPRIEGVHLRLKLTDGDVIEGVAANDRSLLGAEGVFLLPPDTRSNTQRMWIPVTAIAELEAMAVVGSAKKKMVSARVDGAAAAADQPELFE
- the lpxD gene encoding UDP-3-O-(3-hydroxymyristoyl)glucosamine N-acyltransferase → MKLSVLAHQLGGVCTGEDDPEISGVAGIEEAQPGHLTFVANPKYTAEVKKTRASAVVVSPDFPEIALPALRVKNPDLAFARAIEVFYRGPVYAPGIHPKAEVHPTAKIGAGAHIGAYAVIGENVVIGEQAVILPHVVIYPGVTIGDRFFAHAHAVVRENCRLGDGVILQNGAVVGSDGFGFARLEGGGWYKIVQSGPAILDDEVEIQANACVDRARVGETHLHRGVKVDNLVQVGHGSIIGENSLLCSQTGLAGSTEIGRNVILAGQVGVAGHCKIGDGVIATAQAGLHGDIPAGSILSGSPGFDNKQWLRVTAIMPRLPELVRQLQRVVKQMEKWTAQQGSDVHPT
- a CDS encoding response regulator; translated protein: MFNDTDQETLASVTENPAQPIRVLLLDDHPENLLLRATILRKYGYLTETAATIEEAEAMLDEIDIAVLDYHLGAGQFGTEVAAELRQRRPQVPIIILSATLERRFGGVEDMHLLKGYSSIDDLVTALRSFEAKRRGKPVVVDARDFFYSRINMAMGDDVVLEILDADGTWQYVNEACARLLEHPREWFPGRNMFEEMPDLAPDWQEIIRTVARTRETYIDRTYRGLLNLPRKGTEWIWNVLVFPITLHDGATGVVLTARILERKPSI
- a CDS encoding sensor domain-containing diguanylate cyclase gives rise to the protein MSIDSQRGTSSLRLSLLAFVLTFLTGLLSLGLTRHLSHLNPIWWSNGVLLAAVLAARKRAWPMLLAAGGVAILLAHVIVVHTFGLAVALIDLCNLLEVLVAAWVLRVWMGESFDLRGAEKLWRFVLTAVLIAPSISGVFASLLHHYLQGIPFLQAMMQWYFADALGVATATPVAFALYRGQVRDIWRKDTSRQNIPLLLLLTLATVVCFLQPSVAFLFLLFPALLVVAVQTGWTGSGAGVLLIALIAVILTGLGYGPMASLEGVSLRIKTVDLQLFLASCSICGTIVSAIFEERRKLLKLAVENERRFRSLAESSPDVMVLTDLAGRRLYVSSAAKTLLGWSPKELLGKTYQSNIVHSDDVPALEEALSDVRRTGEGRTLTYRCQHKDGSYLWVEASLMLYRDMQSHDPIGFVNVVRDITSRKAAEERMQTAYLELQALAEIDALTGVANRRHFDKVLDAEWKRAIRTGAPTALLLIDVDWFKNYNDIYGHLEGDVCLRSIATWISVCIHRSTDLVARFGGEEFALILPDTDEAGAAALGERIREEIEARKVVHRGNEYGHITISAGCASLMPMRGTSGTLLIDAADKALYRAKSSGRNRVMRASDEQEPRIGGAEDTVSST